A genomic segment from Streptomyces sp. NBC_00459 encodes:
- a CDS encoding DUF3500 domain-containing protein — MTEHETGEFGQTGESTAAPGTGRHALADRRNFMRKVFFASGATAVATMGGAGAWTALADDTTGTATADASASPAPSGAPSGGPGGGTGGGPGNMTITEDFFGLTTDGKRIDDLFTIHSTKVATAPVITAANAFLAGLTDTQKSSTQFTVHSTEWRLWSNIDSYERQGVSLADLTDDQKALGTALLKAALSADGLETTEKIRRINQAAGEAIDNTTAFNEDAYYWTVMGTPSATEPWGFQFDGHHLVVNYFVLGDQVVMSPCFWGSEPTSMEIDGETVTVCHEEVVASLAFINSLTTAQQSVAIESATKSNESMKAGAFSDNTVQAYTGLRGNALNAAQRKKLLGIVEAFVGRAKADAAKVTMSEVGKHLSDTYVTWAGGTADDSAFYVRVHSPVIWIEVDCQAPGPLAGAYGATQGSGATQKHVHSILRTPNGNDYGKELLRQHYLTSSHHH; from the coding sequence ATGACCGAGCACGAGACCGGGGAGTTCGGGCAGACCGGGGAGTCCACGGCGGCGCCCGGGACCGGACGTCACGCGCTGGCGGACCGGCGCAACTTCATGCGCAAGGTGTTCTTCGCCAGCGGTGCCACGGCCGTCGCGACGATGGGCGGCGCCGGCGCGTGGACCGCCCTCGCGGACGACACGACGGGCACGGCGACGGCCGACGCCTCCGCCTCTCCTGCTCCCAGCGGGGCGCCGAGCGGCGGCCCGGGCGGCGGTACCGGGGGCGGCCCCGGCAATATGACGATCACCGAGGACTTCTTCGGCCTGACCACCGACGGCAAGCGGATCGACGACCTCTTCACGATCCATTCCACCAAGGTCGCCACCGCCCCGGTCATCACCGCCGCGAACGCCTTCCTGGCCGGACTGACCGACACCCAGAAGTCGTCGACGCAGTTCACCGTCCACTCCACGGAGTGGAGACTGTGGAGCAACATCGACTCCTACGAGCGTCAGGGCGTCTCCCTGGCAGATCTGACGGATGATCAGAAGGCCCTGGGCACCGCCCTGTTGAAGGCCGCTCTGAGCGCGGACGGCCTGGAGACCACGGAGAAGATCCGCAGGATCAACCAGGCGGCCGGCGAGGCGATCGACAACACCACCGCCTTCAATGAGGACGCCTACTACTGGACGGTGATGGGCACCCCGTCCGCCACCGAACCCTGGGGTTTCCAGTTCGACGGTCACCACCTGGTCGTCAACTACTTCGTGCTCGGCGACCAGGTCGTGATGAGCCCCTGCTTCTGGGGTTCGGAACCGACGTCCATGGAGATCGACGGAGAGACGGTCACGGTCTGCCACGAGGAGGTCGTGGCGAGCCTAGCCTTCATCAACTCCCTCACGACAGCACAGCAGTCGGTCGCCATCGAGTCGGCGACCAAGTCGAACGAGTCGATGAAAGCGGGCGCGTTCTCCGACAACACGGTGCAGGCGTACACCGGTCTGCGCGGCAACGCGCTCAACGCCGCGCAGCGGAAGAAGCTGCTCGGCATCGTCGAGGCCTTCGTCGGCCGCGCGAAGGCCGACGCGGCGAAGGTGACGATGTCCGAGGTGGGCAAGCACCTCTCCGACACCTACGTCACCTGGGCCGGCGGCACCGCCGACGACTCCGCGTTCTACGTCCGCGTCCACAGTCCCGTCATCTGGATCGAGGTCGACTGCCAGGCTCCGGGCCCGCTGGCGGGCGCGTACGGCGCCACACAGGGGAGTGGCGCGACGCAGAAGCACGTCCACTCGATCCTCCGTACCCCGAACGGCAACGACTACGGAAAGGAGCTCCTCAGGCAGCACTACCTGACGTCGTCCCACCACCACTGA
- a CDS encoding ABC transporter substrate-binding protein codes for MTTNAHSSRSLRNHPGAAVVALGAVTVLLAGCSSSSDDTSDPLAGDKAAGDTVVVGSNNFAESILLADIYGEALKAKGIKVSYKPNIGSRETTYGLLKNGSITVLPEYNGSLLAYLDAKAAQTSLATVNAAAKAKLDSKLTLLESSPAEDKDSVTVNAATAKQYNLTATSTLADLKDIAPELVLGGSPEFQTRQQGMVGLESVYGLKFKSFKALDAGGPLTQAALKKNTVQAADIFTTDPTITKEKFVVLQDPKNLFGFANVTPLVYKSGLSQEGIDALNAVSAKLDTKALLDLDSQVQLESKDPLDVAKAWLKSAGLG; via the coding sequence GTGACCACCAACGCCCACAGCAGCAGGTCCCTCAGGAACCACCCAGGTGCGGCGGTCGTCGCCCTCGGGGCGGTGACGGTCCTGCTGGCGGGATGCTCCTCCTCGTCCGACGACACGTCCGACCCGCTCGCCGGCGACAAGGCAGCCGGTGACACCGTGGTCGTCGGCTCCAACAACTTCGCCGAAAGCATCCTGCTCGCCGACATCTACGGCGAGGCCCTGAAGGCCAAGGGCATCAAGGTGTCCTACAAGCCCAACATCGGCAGCCGTGAGACCACGTACGGCCTGCTCAAGAACGGTTCCATCACCGTCCTGCCGGAGTACAACGGCTCGCTGCTGGCCTACCTGGACGCGAAGGCCGCGCAGACCTCCCTTGCGACCGTGAACGCTGCGGCGAAGGCCAAGCTCGACTCCAAGCTCACGCTGCTGGAGTCGTCGCCGGCCGAGGACAAGGACTCCGTCACGGTCAACGCGGCGACCGCGAAGCAGTACAACCTCACCGCGACCTCCACGCTCGCCGACCTCAAGGACATCGCGCCGGAGCTGGTCCTCGGCGGCTCGCCCGAGTTCCAGACCCGCCAACAGGGCATGGTCGGCCTGGAGTCGGTGTACGGGCTGAAGTTCAAGTCCTTCAAGGCCCTCGACGCGGGCGGCCCGCTGACCCAGGCCGCGCTGAAGAAGAACACCGTGCAGGCAGCGGACATCTTCACCACGGACCCGACCATCACCAAGGAGAAGTTCGTCGTTCTCCAGGACCCGAAGAACCTCTTCGGATTCGCGAACGTGACGCCGCTGGTCTACAAGAGCGGGCTCTCGCAGGAGGGCATCGACGCGCTCAACGCCGTCTCCGCCAAGCTCGACACGAAGGCCCTGCTCGACCTGGACTCCCAGGTGCAGCTGGAGAGCAAGGACCCGCTCGACGTCGCGAAGGCCTGGCTCAAGTCGGCCGGCCTGGGCTGA
- a CDS encoding ATP-binding protein yields the protein MSTKEVDASPRSASSAPVHTRRGLRGFADRWPFRRKLNVLVGIPLTVIALLLTYLIVDLVQESERAEDAAQLVRASAEVARLVADLQAEHRQAILLSVRYEAESDAGTPSTTLYRQAQSAVDTQVRTVVDAFGDRLPDTEVQALRDVQGLAGLRTTIEQGYLPATNIDPAYSGAADGLIDGLSLDRNAALATTFTGNLLDSLLRADAAHGAYETGVFSAGTRDSNALIEFTGAVGSYELFTYQAERFARFADEAQTDEFGGIEHNSWQATIGRQYAELAVDPSALQAESKHEIQVALRAAIVSYPNYRAQAGTRLDISTSLIDQIADRADDSATSAKWRAGLLLSLALFGFALWIAFSILVRRSVVRPVLALTGAAQEVADVAGRELARVADDDAEESGSPRLRRLPVTADDEIGELAQAFNNVQTTAAALLERQVHSRRNVAEMFGNVGRRVSNLTTRQLALIDAVERGETDPALLERLYSIDHIAVRLRRNADSLMLLAGIRETVLESGPIALTNVVRAALGQIEGFQRVRLRAATEAMVEPEIIGDLTLMIAELLENAVSFSPADSLVEVVVGSDHDSASIIVSDHGLGMSAERLAEENSRLVRRERLDVVPTKVLGLFVVGALARRWDIDVTLSRTPGGGVTAEVLIPSTLLLTESEAASAGRLGSADVPAPPAALAAPSAPAAGPSPSSSVPSTVPSWATNDDEATALPRRVPRRDAPPGEQEIETPPSTTDTGAPLPSATALPSTSGPKHLTDPAGDTAATVTGASADTDTAGPLVLAGDTGSTSRTAAAGSSGHSAETGLSVRTTNSASLGVSARPGAPATAGAEPGGAAPLSGSAAHDGLSDGAGIPAPRAFEPTLHTRTEDGPESGIARRASGPGESGRGAERVAGDHGATPSPRDRTGGPAGADPFAVGPDGSRPLRRRVRGATLRTPVDAGAQQAARQAARPADADAVRDSLEEFEAAVARAHRDTGERPRPAEDLAARRNEHRHDHRPDASPDPTDPTDRTAPSDPITVGDTPHHQNHLPEGAEQ from the coding sequence GTGTCCACGAAAGAGGTGGACGCGTCCCCCCGGTCGGCATCCTCTGCACCGGTACACACGCGCCGGGGCCTGCGGGGTTTCGCCGACCGATGGCCCTTCCGGCGCAAACTGAACGTACTCGTCGGTATCCCGCTGACGGTGATCGCGCTGCTGCTGACGTACCTCATCGTCGACCTGGTGCAGGAGTCCGAGCGCGCGGAGGACGCCGCCCAACTGGTGCGCGCCAGCGCCGAGGTGGCCCGACTGGTCGCCGATCTGCAGGCCGAACACCGGCAGGCGATCCTGCTCTCGGTCCGATACGAAGCGGAGTCCGACGCCGGCACCCCCTCCACCACGCTCTACCGGCAGGCGCAGTCCGCCGTGGACACCCAGGTGCGGACGGTCGTCGACGCCTTCGGCGACCGGCTGCCGGACACCGAGGTGCAGGCGCTCAGGGACGTCCAGGGCCTGGCGGGCCTGCGGACCACCATCGAGCAGGGCTATCTGCCCGCCACCAACATCGACCCGGCGTACTCGGGTGCGGCCGACGGACTCATCGACGGCCTGAGCCTGGACCGCAACGCCGCCCTCGCGACCACCTTCACCGGTAACCTCCTCGACTCGCTGCTGCGCGCCGACGCCGCCCACGGCGCCTACGAGACCGGCGTCTTCTCCGCGGGGACCCGCGACAGCAACGCGCTCATCGAGTTCACCGGAGCGGTCGGCTCCTACGAGCTGTTCACCTACCAGGCCGAGCGGTTCGCCCGGTTCGCCGACGAGGCGCAGACCGACGAGTTCGGCGGCATCGAGCACAACTCCTGGCAGGCCACCATCGGCCGGCAGTACGCCGAACTGGCCGTGGACCCCAGCGCGTTGCAGGCCGAGTCCAAACACGAGATCCAGGTGGCACTGCGGGCGGCCATCGTCTCCTACCCCAACTACCGCGCGCAGGCCGGGACCCGGCTGGACATCTCCACCTCGCTCATCGACCAGATCGCCGACCGGGCCGACGACAGCGCCACCAGCGCCAAGTGGCGCGCGGGCCTGTTGCTGAGCCTGGCGCTGTTCGGCTTCGCCCTGTGGATCGCCTTCTCCATCCTGGTCCGCCGCTCCGTGGTCCGCCCGGTGCTTGCACTGACGGGAGCCGCCCAGGAGGTCGCCGACGTGGCGGGCCGTGAGCTCGCCCGCGTCGCCGACGACGACGCCGAGGAGTCCGGCTCCCCGCGGCTGCGCCGGCTGCCGGTCACCGCGGACGACGAGATCGGCGAACTCGCCCAGGCGTTCAACAACGTGCAGACCACCGCCGCCGCGCTGCTGGAGCGCCAGGTGCACAGCCGGCGCAACGTCGCCGAGATGTTCGGCAACGTCGGTCGTCGCGTCAGCAACCTGACGACCCGTCAACTCGCGCTCATCGACGCGGTGGAGCGCGGCGAGACCGACCCGGCACTGCTCGAACGCCTCTACTCCATCGACCACATCGCGGTCCGCCTGCGCCGCAACGCCGACAGCCTGATGCTGCTGGCCGGTATCCGCGAGACCGTGCTGGAGTCCGGGCCGATCGCGCTCACCAACGTCGTACGTGCCGCGCTGGGCCAGATCGAGGGCTTCCAGCGGGTACGGCTGCGTGCCGCGACCGAGGCCATGGTGGAGCCCGAGATCATCGGCGACCTGACACTGATGATCGCCGAACTCCTGGAGAACGCCGTGTCGTTCTCGCCTGCGGACAGCCTCGTCGAGGTCGTCGTCGGCTCCGACCACGACAGCGCCTCGATCATCGTCTCGGACCACGGCCTGGGCATGAGCGCCGAGCGCCTCGCCGAGGAGAACTCCCGCCTCGTACGCCGCGAACGCCTCGACGTCGTCCCGACGAAGGTGCTCGGCCTGTTCGTGGTCGGTGCGCTGGCGCGCCGCTGGGACATCGACGTCACCCTGTCCCGTACCCCGGGCGGTGGTGTGACGGCCGAGGTGCTGATCCCCTCGACGCTGCTCCTGACGGAGAGCGAGGCGGCATCGGCCGGCCGGCTCGGCTCCGCCGACGTGCCCGCCCCGCCCGCCGCGCTCGCCGCTCCGTCGGCCCCCGCGGCCGGCCCCTCCCCGTCGTCCTCGGTCCCGTCCACGGTCCCGTCCTGGGCCACGAACGACGACGAGGCGACCGCCCTCCCCCGCCGGGTCCCACGCCGCGACGCGCCCCCCGGCGAGCAGGAGATCGAGACCCCGCCCTCGACGACCGACACCGGGGCGCCGCTGCCCTCGGCGACCGCACTGCCTTCGACGTCCGGCCCCAAGCACCTGACGGACCCGGCAGGCGACACCGCCGCGACCGTGACAGGCGCCTCCGCCGACACCGACACGGCCGGTCCCTTGGTCCTGGCGGGCGATACCGGTTCCACCAGCCGTACGGCTGCGGCCGGTTCCTCCGGCCACTCGGCCGAGACCGGCCTCTCCGTCCGTACGACGAACTCCGCATCCCTCGGCGTCTCCGCGCGGCCCGGAGCTCCGGCCACCGCCGGGGCCGAGCCAGGGGGTGCCGCTCCCCTGTCGGGTTCGGCGGCCCACGACGGCCTGTCCGACGGGGCCGGAATCCCGGCGCCCCGAGCCTTTGAGCCGACGCTCCACACCCGCACGGAAGACGGGCCCGAGAGCGGCATCGCCCGTAGGGCGAGCGGTCCCGGTGAGTCCGGCCGCGGGGCGGAGCGGGTCGCGGGCGACCACGGCGCCACGCCGTCTCCGCGCGACCGTACCGGCGGCCCCGCCGGGGCCGACCCGTTCGCCGTCGGTCCCGACGGCTCCCGTCCGCTCCGTCGACGGGTGCGCGGAGCGACCCTGCGGACGCCCGTCGACGCCGGCGCCCAGCAGGCCGCGCGACAGGCCGCCCGCCCCGCCGACGCGGACGCCGTACGCGATTCGCTGGAGGAGTTCGAGGCGGCGGTGGCGCGCGCGCACCGTGACACCGGCGAACGCCCTCGCCCCGCCGAGGACCTGGCCGCCCGCCGGAACGAACACCGGCACGACCACCGTCCCGACGCCTCGCCCGACCCGACCGACCCGACCGACCGGACAGCGCCGTCCGACCCGATCACCGTCGGGGACACCCCGCACCACCAGAACCACCTTCCGGAAGGAGCCGAGCAGTGA
- a CDS encoding roadblock/LC7 domain-containing protein, translating to MSTSTGETPAGDPRPTDLRAAADDFTWLLNRFATETAGVVDAIAVSSDGLLIAVSALREHADSERLAAIVSGITSLAAGASGNYGLGGLNKVIIDLEGGHVLVSAIGSGAVLGVVTGKEAKLGNIAYEMTVFANRAGTALSPQLVLELKNTVGATRLL from the coding sequence GTGAGCACGTCGACAGGTGAGACTCCCGCCGGAGACCCCAGGCCGACCGATCTGCGGGCCGCCGCAGACGACTTCACCTGGCTGCTAAACCGTTTCGCCACCGAGACCGCAGGGGTCGTGGACGCCATCGCGGTGTCCTCCGACGGACTGCTGATCGCCGTGTCGGCGCTGCGCGAGCACGCCGACTCCGAGCGGCTGGCCGCGATCGTCTCGGGCATCACCAGCCTGGCCGCGGGCGCCTCCGGCAACTACGGCCTGGGCGGTCTGAACAAGGTCATCATCGACCTGGAGGGCGGCCATGTCCTGGTCTCCGCGATCGGGAGCGGCGCCGTGCTCGGCGTGGTCACCGGCAAGGAGGCCAAGCTGGGCAACATCGCCTACGAGATGACGGTGTTCGCCAACCGCGCGGGCACCGCGCTCAGCCCGCAGCTCGTCCTGGAGCTGAAGAACACCGTAGGCGCCACACGTTTGCTGTGA
- a CDS encoding DUF742 domain-containing protein translates to MADGRTPRGAGDGDVAPVGPAPAVRPFLVTAGRVAGAAGEASSGRTMPVETQLVATTGGLDALHRLSFEQHDIVAACRVPQSIAEIAARLRLHLNVVRVLAEDLRTAGQLSVHVPDAGVTHDASVLRRVIDGLRAIPDSRRVLRDTD, encoded by the coding sequence ATGGCGGACGGCCGCACACCGCGCGGGGCCGGCGACGGCGACGTCGCACCCGTCGGCCCCGCACCCGCCGTCCGGCCCTTCCTGGTCACCGCCGGCCGGGTCGCGGGTGCCGCGGGCGAGGCGTCGTCCGGCCGGACGATGCCCGTGGAGACCCAGCTGGTGGCCACCACCGGCGGGCTCGACGCGCTCCACCGGCTCTCCTTCGAACAGCACGACATCGTCGCCGCCTGCCGCGTACCGCAGTCCATCGCGGAGATCGCGGCCAGGCTGCGGCTGCATCTGAACGTGGTGCGGGTCCTCGCCGAGGACCTCCGGACGGCGGGGCAACTGTCGGTGCACGTGCCCGACGCCGGCGTCACCCACGACGCATCCGTTCTGCGCAGGGTTATCGATGGCCTGCGGGCCATCCCCGACTCCCGGAGGGTACTCCGTGACACCGACTGA
- a CDS encoding GTP-binding protein has protein sequence MTPTEPLVRTSAGQAAVRPPLPVKLVIAGGFGVGKTTAVGSISEIEPLTTEAAITEVAAGVDDLSHTPTKTTTTVAMDFGCITIDPTLKLYLFGTPGQERFGFMWDDIVEGAVGGLVIVDTRRLDDCYAAVDYFEHKQIPFAVAVNAFDGRTAHTLDEVRWALDVSEGVPLLVFDARERGSVRDALLVVLEQALARSEG, from the coding sequence GTGACACCGACTGAACCGCTGGTCCGCACCTCGGCCGGACAGGCCGCCGTACGGCCGCCGTTGCCGGTGAAACTGGTGATCGCCGGTGGCTTCGGCGTGGGCAAGACCACCGCCGTCGGCTCGATCTCCGAGATCGAGCCGCTGACCACCGAGGCGGCCATCACCGAGGTCGCGGCGGGCGTGGACGACCTCAGCCACACCCCGACCAAGACCACCACCACCGTCGCGATGGACTTCGGCTGCATCACCATCGACCCGACGCTGAAGCTGTACCTGTTCGGCACACCCGGACAGGAGCGGTTCGGGTTCATGTGGGACGACATCGTCGAGGGCGCGGTCGGCGGGCTGGTCATCGTCGACACCCGCCGTCTCGACGACTGCTATGCCGCCGTCGACTACTTCGAGCACAAGCAGATCCCGTTCGCCGTCGCCGTGAACGCCTTCGACGGCCGGACCGCGCACACCCTGGACGAGGTCCGCTGGGCCCTCGACGTGTCCGAGGGCGTCCCCCTGCTCGTCTTCGACGCGCGCGAGCGCGGCTCGGTACGGGACGCCCTGCTGGTCGTACTGGAACAGGCGCTGGCACGCTCCGAAGGCTGA
- a CDS encoding RICIN domain-containing protein, protein MTLGRTIGGALAAALRTVGIDVATAGPAAHRTKIRDRHGRRTPPRSGILRRFSSTLTALLLPAALIPVLVAQPAYAAGVTPEVIVTMPGDHAIENKAVDLINKATGTIKVAAYHLLDYGAGNPVRIALENAAKRGIKVQFVTGGHVDTNGNFIVEDGVTKLRNTFGATTSGSDARVCGENLQRRDGCFADVDMHAKFIAFDSTGGSSNVVLVTSQNWSQWDGGFEAANNAVVYVGWSSMQDKLRQFFTDMWSVAGTGAGSTNLNYGGQRGVTSSAGDADIQFFPTTGSDPVVNLINSVDCKNNDARGSIKIAVPTWQTSNPDRYVPAALVNAETRGCDVETVTDQDNDSTTTLRNGGAGVWIDYQASTYVHSKYILINDSSGNRQVWTGSPNMTYGSLRQADEVLLNVHQVGGLSIDQVYATYYNNFENLKWTGRPTMVADGVNHPYVGTRYVNPQSGKCLDIASGGKANGTIAQIWDCNWSLAQKFSRATHSDYSSTLVNFNSQRCLDVPGSSTQNGVGLQIWDCNNSAAQSWWINDTGNGQLEIMSKNSGLCLDVANSGTANGSRVQQYTCNRSGAQAWRQEGA, encoded by the coding sequence ATGACACTCGGAAGAACCATCGGCGGCGCACTCGCGGCCGCACTGCGCACTGTCGGAATCGACGTGGCGACGGCCGGCCCGGCAGCTCATCGAACCAAGATCCGCGACCGTCACGGTCGAAGGACTCCGCCAAGGAGTGGAATCCTGCGGAGGTTCTCTTCGACCCTGACCGCGCTGCTGCTCCCGGCGGCCCTCATACCGGTCCTGGTCGCTCAACCCGCCTACGCCGCGGGGGTGACGCCCGAAGTCATCGTGACCATGCCGGGCGACCACGCCATCGAGAACAAGGCCGTCGACCTCATCAACAAGGCGACCGGCACCATCAAGGTGGCCGCTTACCACCTGCTCGACTACGGCGCAGGGAACCCCGTCCGCATCGCGCTGGAGAACGCCGCCAAGCGGGGCATCAAGGTGCAGTTCGTCACCGGCGGCCACGTAGACACCAACGGCAACTTCATCGTCGAGGACGGCGTCACCAAGCTTCGTAACACCTTCGGTGCCACCACATCCGGGTCCGACGCGCGCGTGTGCGGCGAGAATCTGCAGCGACGTGACGGCTGTTTCGCCGACGTCGACATGCACGCGAAGTTCATCGCCTTCGACAGCACCGGTGGATCCAGCAATGTCGTGCTGGTGACGTCCCAGAACTGGTCCCAGTGGGACGGCGGCTTCGAGGCGGCCAACAACGCCGTCGTCTATGTGGGCTGGTCCTCGATGCAGGACAAGCTCCGCCAGTTCTTCACCGACATGTGGAGCGTCGCCGGCACGGGTGCCGGATCGACGAACCTCAACTACGGCGGGCAGCGGGGCGTCACCTCTTCGGCAGGCGACGCAGACATCCAGTTCTTCCCGACCACTGGCAGCGACCCGGTGGTCAATCTGATCAACAGTGTCGACTGCAAGAACAACGACGCCCGGGGCAGCATCAAAATCGCCGTCCCGACGTGGCAGACCTCCAACCCCGACCGATACGTGCCTGCCGCCCTGGTCAACGCCGAGACCAGGGGCTGCGATGTCGAGACCGTCACCGACCAGGACAACGACTCCACCACCACTCTCCGGAACGGCGGCGCGGGTGTCTGGATCGACTATCAGGCATCGACCTATGTGCACTCCAAGTACATCCTGATCAACGACTCCAGCGGGAATCGCCAGGTCTGGACAGGCAGCCCGAACATGACGTACGGCTCCCTGCGGCAGGCCGACGAGGTATTGCTCAACGTCCATCAGGTCGGTGGGCTGAGCATCGACCAGGTCTACGCGACCTACTACAACAACTTCGAGAACCTGAAGTGGACCGGCCGGCCGACCATGGTCGCCGACGGTGTCAACCACCCCTACGTCGGCACCCGGTATGTGAACCCGCAGAGCGGGAAGTGCCTGGACATCGCCTCCGGTGGTAAGGCCAACGGCACCATCGCGCAGATATGGGACTGCAACTGGTCACTCGCGCAGAAGTTCTCCCGGGCGACGCACTCCGACTACTCGTCGACGCTGGTGAACTTCAACAGCCAGCGTTGCCTGGACGTCCCGGGCAGTTCGACCCAGAACGGTGTCGGGCTCCAGATCTGGGACTGTAACAACAGTGCCGCCCAGTCCTGGTGGATCAACGACACCGGCAACGGTCAACTCGAGATCATGTCGAAGAACAGCGGCCTCTGCCTCGACGTCGCGAACTCCGGCACGGCCAATGGCTCCCGGGTGCAGCAGTACACCTGCAACAGGAGTGGTGCGCAGGCCTGGAGGCAGGAAGGGGCCTGA
- a CDS encoding ABC transporter permease yields the protein MNVINYIHAFFDDSAHWSGYDGIPTRLWEHVQYSLEALAIAAAIGLPIGLVTGHYGRGGNVLSLVATAGRALPTFGLLVVTTLVLGFGMLPVMIPLVVLAVPPILVTTYEAMRSVDPPPVDAARGMGMREADILLRVELPVALPLILGGLRSAAIQIVSTATIAAYVSLGGLGRYIVDGLYQHNYEKVVGGATLVAGMALATLGLFWAVGRAAVSPGVRRSN from the coding sequence GTGAACGTCATCAACTACATCCACGCCTTCTTCGACGACAGCGCCCACTGGAGTGGCTACGACGGCATCCCCACCCGGCTGTGGGAGCACGTCCAGTACTCCCTGGAGGCGCTCGCCATCGCCGCCGCGATCGGGCTCCCGATCGGCCTGGTCACCGGTCACTACGGGCGGGGCGGCAACGTCCTCTCCCTGGTGGCCACCGCCGGCCGCGCGCTGCCCACCTTCGGCCTGCTGGTGGTGACGACCCTCGTGCTCGGGTTCGGCATGCTGCCCGTGATGATCCCGCTGGTCGTCCTCGCCGTACCGCCGATCCTGGTCACCACCTACGAGGCGATGCGTTCCGTGGATCCGCCCCCCGTGGACGCCGCGCGGGGCATGGGCATGCGCGAGGCCGACATCCTGCTGCGCGTCGAACTGCCCGTCGCGCTCCCGCTGATCCTCGGCGGGCTGCGCTCGGCGGCCATCCAGATCGTCTCCACGGCCACCATCGCCGCGTACGTCAGCCTCGGTGGCCTCGGCCGCTACATCGTCGACGGTCTCTACCAGCACAACTACGAGAAGGTGGTGGGCGGCGCCACCCTGGTCGCCGGGATGGCGCTCGCGACGCTGGGCCTGTTCTGGGCGGTGGGCCGGGCGGCGGTCTCACCGGGTGTGCGTCGGAGCAACTAG
- a CDS encoding ABC transporter permease, protein MNWNRFFDIPSDLQHDWLGLIGLHLREALLPVLGGLLLALPLAQLCVRLRWLYPPVLWVTTVLYAIPSLAFFVVLIDYTGQTELTVMIPLTVYSLVVLVPAIVDGVRSVPQETLAAATAMGFGPVRRYVQVQLPIAVPAIIAGLRVATVSSISLVSVGMLIGNQGALGNLLHDAQIYNRPELAWNSVITSAALAVLADAALVVVRVLLTPWMPSATRGAKSRPAGVRPEPAVPALEDAAR, encoded by the coding sequence GTGAACTGGAACCGCTTCTTCGACATCCCCAGCGACCTCCAGCACGACTGGCTCGGCCTCATCGGGCTCCATCTGCGCGAGGCCCTGCTGCCGGTGCTCGGCGGGCTGCTGCTGGCGCTCCCGCTGGCCCAACTGTGCGTGCGGCTGCGCTGGTTGTACCCGCCCGTGCTGTGGGTGACGACCGTGCTCTACGCCATCCCGTCGCTCGCCTTCTTCGTCGTCCTCATCGACTACACGGGACAGACCGAGCTGACGGTGATGATCCCGCTCACCGTCTACAGCCTGGTCGTGCTCGTCCCGGCGATCGTCGACGGTGTCCGCTCGGTCCCGCAGGAGACCCTCGCCGCCGCGACCGCCATGGGCTTCGGGCCCGTACGCCGTTACGTCCAGGTCCAGTTGCCGATCGCGGTGCCCGCCATCATCGCCGGTCTGCGGGTCGCCACCGTGTCCAGCATCAGCCTCGTCAGCGTCGGCATGCTGATCGGCAACCAGGGCGCGCTCGGCAACCTGCTCCACGACGCGCAGATCTACAACCGGCCCGAACTCGCCTGGAACTCCGTGATCACCAGTGCCGCCCTTGCGGTGCTCGCGGACGCGGCGCTGGTCGTCGTACGCGTTCTGCTCACTCCCTGGATGCCGAGCGCCACGCGCGGCGCGAAGTCCAGGCCCGCCGGTGTCCGGCCCGAGCCGGCCGTGCCCGCCCTGGAGGACGCAGCCCGGTGA